In Afipia sp. GAS231, a single window of DNA contains:
- a CDS encoding inorganic phosphate transporter: MTDIALNSSIAEGAPIQPASRPNLDKGFNPLTMIIFFGILAAGLLFVSYSIYSDVDATGTRVTSYLPYMLLFVALLIALGFEFVNGFHDTANAVATVIYTHSLPAEVAVMWSGLFNFLGVLFSTGAVAFGIVSLLPVELILQVGSSAGFAMVFALLIAAILWNLGTWYFGLPASSSHTLIGSIIGVGVANALMRGRDGTSGVDWGKATEIGYALLLSPLVGFVCAAVLLMLLKMIVRNPALYAAPEGNKAPPLWIRGLLIATCTGVSFAHGSNDGQKGMGLIMLILIGTVPTAYALNRALPESQVAQFQQTSDAASKVVAAKGAGHSIIGNPRPAVTLYVAEHKISEGTYPSLSVLVKDVGDQVAKYGSLNKVPAEVVGNTRNDMYLTSEAIRFLMKDKENDLNKEEVATLNAYKGSLDQATKFIPTWVKVAVAIALGLGTMIGWKRIVITVGEKIGKTHLTYAQGASAELVAAATIGAADMFGLPVSTTHVLSSGVAGAMAANGSGLQIATIRNMVMAWVLTLPAAILLSGTLYVIFSRLF; this comes from the coding sequence ATGACCGATATTGCACTCAATTCATCGATAGCCGAGGGAGCACCGATTCAGCCGGCTTCCAGGCCCAATCTCGACAAGGGTTTTAACCCGCTGACGATGATCATTTTCTTCGGCATTCTTGCCGCGGGATTGCTGTTCGTCTCCTACAGCATCTATTCCGACGTCGACGCGACCGGCACCCGGGTCACGTCCTATTTGCCCTATATGCTGCTGTTCGTGGCGCTGCTGATCGCGCTCGGCTTCGAGTTCGTCAACGGCTTCCACGACACCGCCAACGCGGTCGCGACCGTGATCTATACCCACTCGCTGCCGGCCGAAGTCGCCGTGATGTGGTCGGGCCTGTTCAACTTCCTCGGCGTGCTGTTTTCCACCGGCGCCGTCGCCTTCGGCATCGTCTCGCTGCTGCCGGTCGAACTGATCCTTCAGGTCGGAAGCAGTGCCGGCTTTGCGATGGTATTCGCGCTCTTGATCGCTGCCATCCTGTGGAATCTCGGCACCTGGTATTTCGGCCTGCCGGCTTCCTCGTCCCACACCCTGATCGGTTCGATCATCGGCGTCGGCGTCGCCAACGCGCTGATGCGCGGCCGTGACGGCACCTCCGGCGTCGACTGGGGCAAGGCCACCGAGATCGGCTATGCGCTGCTGCTGTCGCCGCTGGTCGGTTTCGTCTGCGCCGCCGTCCTGCTCATGCTGCTGAAGATGATCGTCCGCAATCCGGCGCTGTACGCAGCACCCGAAGGCAACAAGGCGCCGCCGCTCTGGATCCGCGGTCTTTTGATCGCAACCTGCACCGGCGTCAGCTTCGCGCATGGTTCGAACGACGGCCAGAAGGGCATGGGCCTGATCATGCTGATCCTGATCGGCACCGTGCCGACCGCCTACGCGCTGAACCGCGCGCTGCCGGAATCCCAGGTGGCGCAGTTCCAGCAGACCTCGGATGCCGCCTCCAAGGTGGTCGCCGCCAAGGGCGCCGGCCACAGCATCATCGGCAATCCCCGTCCGGCGGTGACGCTGTACGTCGCCGAGCACAAGATCAGCGAAGGCACCTACCCCTCGCTGTCGGTGCTGGTGAAGGATGTCGGCGACCAGGTCGCAAAATACGGCTCGCTCAACAAGGTGCCGGCCGAAGTCGTCGGCAACACCCGTAACGACATGTACCTGACTTCGGAAGCGATCCGCTTCCTGATGAAGGACAAGGAAAACGACCTCAACAAGGAAGAGGTTGCGACCCTGAACGCCTATAAAGGCTCGCTCGACCAGGCCACCAAGTTCATTCCGACCTGGGTCAAGGTCGCGGTGGCGATCGCGCTCGGGCTCGGCACCATGATCGGCTGGAAGCGCATCGTCATCACCGTCGGCGAGAAGATCGGCAAGACGCACCTGACCTACGCCCAGGGTGCCTCCGCCGAGCTCGTTGCCGCCGCGACCATCGGCGCCGCCGACATGTTCGGCCTGCCGGTCTCGACCACGCACGTGCTGTCGTCCGGCGTCGCTGGTGCGATGGCGGCGAACGGCTCGGGGCTGCAGATCGCCACCATCCGCAACATGGTGATGGCGTGGGTCTTGACGCTGCCGGCCGCGATCCTGCTGTCGGGCACGCTCTATGTGATCTTCTCGCGCCTGTTCTGA
- a CDS encoding UdgX family uracil-DNA binding protein (This protein belongs to the uracil DNA glycosylase superfamily, members of which act in excision repair of DNA. However, it belongs more specifically to UdgX branch, whose founding member was found to bind uracil in DNA (where it does not belong), without cleaving it, appears to promote DNA repair by a pathway involving RecA, rather than base excision.) — translation MHFITIDGETDFNGWRNAARALALNEVKPSNVTWRVRGDAPELFEPTTPPPEPPHGTFNVSGKFIELAQTAILNRNPERFAMFYRLLWRLRGHHDLLDIATDPDVAEIAGMAKAVRRDEHKMHAFVRFREVGREQKAHYVAWFEPEHHIVELAAPFFARRFADMPWSILTPDVCAHWDGHAVSITPGVAKTEAPTEDRLEETWRRYYASIFNPARLKVKAMQNEMPKKYWRNLPEASLIKPLIAGAERNASAMIANAATEPHKAQKRLEPEMARQHTGDQLETLREEAAQCRACPLWKDATQTVFGEGPITAKVMLVGEQPGDKEDLAGQPFVGPAGQMLDRALAEAGIDRRKVYVTNAVKHFKFVPRGKIRLHQKPNTPEINACRPWYARERAVIRPDLVVAMGATAAQCVFGKITPINKSRGRLFDLDDGSKALVTVHPSYLLRLPDAEAKALEYQRFVEDLKIAAELLQKSAHAA, via the coding sequence ATGCACTTCATCACCATCGACGGCGAAACCGATTTCAACGGCTGGCGCAACGCCGCCCGCGCGCTGGCGCTGAATGAGGTAAAGCCGTCCAACGTGACCTGGCGGGTGCGCGGCGACGCGCCGGAACTGTTCGAACCGACAACACCGCCACCCGAGCCGCCGCACGGCACCTTCAACGTATCCGGCAAGTTCATCGAACTGGCGCAGACCGCGATCCTTAATCGCAATCCCGAACGGTTCGCCATGTTCTATCGCCTGCTGTGGCGGTTGCGCGGTCATCACGACCTGCTCGATATCGCAACCGACCCTGACGTCGCCGAGATCGCGGGCATGGCCAAGGCGGTGCGCCGCGACGAGCACAAGATGCACGCCTTTGTCCGCTTCCGCGAAGTCGGCCGCGAACAGAAAGCGCATTACGTTGCCTGGTTCGAACCGGAACACCACATCGTCGAACTCGCCGCTCCCTTCTTCGCACGCCGCTTCGCCGACATGCCGTGGTCGATCCTGACGCCCGATGTCTGCGCACATTGGGATGGCCACGCGGTCTCGATCACGCCGGGCGTGGCCAAGACCGAGGCTCCGACGGAAGATCGCCTGGAGGAAACCTGGCGACGCTATTACGCCAGCATCTTCAATCCGGCGCGACTGAAGGTGAAGGCGATGCAGAACGAGATGCCGAAGAAATATTGGCGGAACCTGCCGGAGGCCTCGTTGATTAAGCCTTTGATCGCCGGCGCGGAGCGAAACGCCAGTGCGATGATCGCGAATGCAGCAACCGAACCGCACAAGGCGCAGAAGCGACTGGAACCGGAGATGGCCCGTCAACACACCGGCGACCAACTCGAAACGCTGCGCGAGGAAGCCGCGCAGTGCCGCGCCTGCCCGCTGTGGAAGGACGCCACCCAAACCGTGTTCGGCGAAGGACCGATAACGGCGAAGGTGATGCTGGTCGGCGAACAGCCCGGCGACAAGGAAGACCTCGCCGGACAACCTTTCGTCGGTCCCGCCGGCCAAATGCTCGACCGCGCGCTGGCGGAAGCCGGTATCGATCGCCGCAAGGTTTATGTCACCAACGCCGTCAAGCATTTCAAATTCGTGCCGCGCGGAAAAATCCGTCTGCACCAGAAGCCCAATACGCCTGAGATCAACGCCTGCCGGCCCTGGTATGCGCGCGAACGCGCCGTCATCAGGCCCGATCTCGTGGTAGCGATGGGCGCGACCGCGGCGCAATGCGTGTTCGGCAAGATCACGCCCATCAACAAAAGCCGCGGCCGCCTCTTCGATCTCGACGACGGCAGCAAGGCGCTGGTGACGGTGCATCCATCCTATCTGTTGCGGTTGCCCGACGCCGAAGCCAAGGCGCTGGAATACCAGCGTTTCGTCGAAGACCTGAAAATCGCGGCCGAGTTGCTGCAAAAATCAGCACACGCGGCCTAG
- a CDS encoding M20 aminoacylase family protein, with the protein MPIVNRVADLQPDIQAWRRDIHENPELLYEVHRTAAFVADRLREFGCDEVATGLGRTGVVGVIKGKKPAGKGDIRVIGLRADMDALPIEEETKLPYASKTPGLMHACGHDGHTAMLLGAARYLAETRNFAGDAVVIFQPAEEGGAGAAAMIKDGLMDRFGIEQVYGMHNGPGLPVGSFAIRPGPIMAATDSIDIKIEGLGGHAARPHKCIDSVLVGSQLITALQTIVSRTVDPLESAVISICEFHAGNARNVIPQTAELRGTVRTLTAETRELVEKRVREVVAGIAQITGAKIDLVYERGYPVTMNHAAQTEFATQVAKEIAGEQNVHESPPMMGAEDFSYMLEARPGAFIFCGNGDSAGLHHPAYNFNDEAILYGTSYWIKLVENTLAA; encoded by the coding sequence ATGCCCATCGTCAACCGCGTCGCCGATCTGCAACCCGATATCCAGGCCTGGCGCCGCGATATCCATGAAAACCCCGAATTGCTGTACGAAGTGCACCGCACTGCGGCATTCGTGGCGGATCGGCTGCGCGAATTCGGCTGCGACGAGGTCGCCACCGGCCTCGGCCGTACCGGCGTCGTCGGCGTCATCAAGGGCAAGAAGCCGGCCGGCAAGGGCGACATCAGGGTGATCGGGCTGCGGGCCGACATGGATGCGCTGCCGATCGAGGAAGAGACCAAGCTTCCGTATGCGTCCAAGACACCGGGCCTGATGCATGCCTGCGGCCATGACGGCCACACCGCGATGCTGCTGGGCGCGGCCCGCTATCTCGCCGAAACCCGCAATTTCGCCGGCGACGCCGTCGTGATTTTCCAGCCGGCCGAAGAGGGCGGCGCCGGTGCGGCCGCCATGATCAAGGACGGGCTGATGGACCGGTTCGGCATCGAGCAGGTCTACGGCATGCATAACGGTCCGGGACTTCCCGTGGGTTCCTTTGCCATCCGTCCCGGTCCGATCATGGCCGCGACTGACTCGATCGACATCAAGATCGAAGGGCTCGGCGGACACGCCGCGCGTCCGCACAAATGCATCGATTCCGTTCTGGTCGGCTCGCAGCTCATCACCGCGTTGCAGACGATCGTCTCGCGCACCGTCGATCCGCTGGAATCGGCGGTCATCTCGATCTGCGAATTCCACGCCGGCAACGCCCGCAACGTGATCCCGCAGACCGCCGAACTGCGCGGTACCGTCCGCACGCTGACGGCAGAAACCCGCGAACTGGTCGAGAAGCGCGTCCGCGAAGTGGTCGCCGGCATAGCGCAGATCACCGGCGCCAAGATCGATCTGGTCTACGAGCGTGGTTATCCCGTGACCATGAACCATGCCGCGCAAACCGAGTTTGCGACCCAGGTGGCGAAGGAAATCGCCGGCGAGCAGAACGTTCACGAGTCGCCGCCGATGATGGGCGCGGAGGATTTTTCCTACATGCTGGAGGCGCGCCCGGGCGCCTTCATCTTCTGCGGCAACGGCGACAGCGCCGGCCTGCATCACCCCGCCTACAATTTCAACGACGAGGCGATCCTGTACGGCACCTCGTACTGGATCAAGCTGGTCGAGAACACCCTGGCGGCCTGA